ggctatttcctcaggtcctgtcagtggtcaccagagagatcagtctctgcccctcctcttcccctcatgaggaagctgcagactgtgatgaggtctgtcctcagtctcctccaggctaaacGGACTGAGTGACTTTAGCTGCTCCTCAAAAAGCTTCACCTCCAGACCCAGATCATTCTTTGGATGATCTCTAATGTTGTTGTATTGTgggccccaaaactgcccccagcactcaaggcgaggctgtcccagtgcagagcagagtgggacaatcccctcccttgcctgactggcgatgctgtgcctgatgttCCTCAGGACACGcttggctctcctggctgccagggcactgctggctcatgttcaacttgccactgaccaggagccccaggtccctttctgtggcagtgctctccagcccctcattccccagtctgtacaTACAGCCAGGGTGGTCCCATCTCAGGTGCAGGATTTGACACTTTCCCTTGCTGACCTTCACTTGGTTGAGAATTGCTCAACCCTCCAATTTATTGAGGTCTGTCTGCAGGACCTCCCTGCCCTCAAGAGTCAGCAGGTCCTCCCAGTTTTCTAACATCTGTGAACTCGCTCATTATCCCTTCCAGTTCTGTGTTCCAAgtaatttatgaagatgttgaagagcacaggcCCGAGGATGGAGCCCCGTGAAGTCCCACTAGCAAtgtctgatgtcaccccattcactgtaaccctttgtgcccgACCCAtgagccagctgctcacccatcTCACAATGTGTTTacccagctgtgtgctggacctTTTATCAGGAAGGATCCTGtgagacagtatcaaaagctttactgaaatccaaaaagattaCATCAACTGCATTCCCTTGGTCAACTAGGCAggttaccttgtcataaaacaaaatcagacaggactttcctctcatgaagccatgctggctgtgaccgCAGACTGTGCTGTCGTTCAGATGTTTTTCAATACCACCCAGAAAAATCTCCTCCATAACTTTatcaggcactgaagtgagactgacaggcctgtagtttctgGGGTCCTCCTTAATGCCCATCTTGAAAATCAGGACAATGCTcaccagcttccagtcagcGGGACCTCACTGATGATGAGTAAATGCTTCACAAACAACTCTTCTCTAAAATCTCCATAATTTCattataaaaagaataaaataattttcactgtgttttcatAAGTCTAATTCTTAAGAAATTGTTCAAAGATTCTCTTTCAACACATATTTTAATCTCTACAGACTACAACCATTTTACACGTTCTAGTCATCTTCTGGTCTTACTATTACCAGAAACTTACAGGGCAATGGGTTATTTTCTAAAGGAACCCTACCAACACTAAGCATACAAATCAATTATTTGACCAACAAACTACAGACATACCTCAGAAGTCACTGACAACTGTTTCTAATGGGCCATTTTTAAGCATGCAATGTAACAAATCCACAAACCAGATAAAGCACACTTCCATGATGACACTAGAAGCTGATGAGCAGTTTCATACAGATTGTTCATCTCAAGAATCACCTAAAATCACAAACCGCAATTAGCTTTTACTTTTTGGTAAAATGGTGTACATGCACAGACCACACAAAGAAGCAACTGGCTGCATAATACAGCAATATTAAAACAGAAACCCATTCCCACTGAACTGCATTGAGATAGCaatttgggaagacaaatgcatgcttaaatgaataaataaatcacCACTGGCTTTTTGTTTCATAACATTGTTCTCCAGTGCAGACAGATAACTTGGACTAATAATATTTCCTATTATCTCATTAGAAGCCTGGACACAATAAATTGAACATAAAATCTAAGTTTATCAGCTTTCtacatttcagagaaaaaaaaaaagtaagacaTCTAAAAAATTCaactcaaataaaaaaatttttttaaaaaatttaaagaaaaccaaaaccagccaAAACGCAAcccaaaaaacagaaaaacacccCCTTTCAGCACCTGAGGAAGTTTACCTTTACTACATGAATTGCAATCTGATGAAGTATTTGCTTGAAATATAGATCCATAATCAATACCTAAtacaaagagattttaaaaatttgagaAGTCGAGTACTTTAGATTTGAAAAAGATGTGAATGAATGTTTGTATAATCCTAACCTACAGCCCCTGTATAAAGGTAAACTACTGCCCCTGTATAATGGGACTGTAATAAACCACATTTGCTTCATAAAAAGACGAGTTGTATCCTATCTTCATACAAATCTTTTGTACAGATACTCATTTTTGCAGTAGTAGTTGTTGCTGTTTAACTTTTTGCAGAAGTGCAGATTTTGAGAAATTGCTGATTatgggaaaatgtttttgaatgGCACAGTAAGGAAATAGGGAAAAACACAAGATTGCAAAGACTACCTCACTGCACCCATTAGTCACTTAGAAATAAGATTTTGAAATATTGTGCAGCATTTCTAGAAATTCAAACAGCTTGCTGCATGTGAAACTTAAGATCTTGAGAACTGTTCATATAGATTTTGCCTTGCCTTCTCCAAAGGAATCTTCTGTGCAAAGAATGCCCATGCAAACCTAGGTAAGAACTGGAGTCTGTTTCCACAATAGATACAAACATTATAGAACATTCAACTCTATAAGGTAAGTTAACAAGAAATTGTAATTAACTCAGTCCTTTAAtaatatgcattttatttacatatataaagCAACATCCAGAAGTcagttttgtattaaaaatagtCAGCAGCCACTTAAAAACTAtgcacaaaataaatttgatgTACTAAATGCCTTAGGACTATACAGTAGTAGTATGTCTATGCAGTTTAAtattatctttttctgtttatatgGAAAGACAGACAAGTATTTTGCAATGTTAATATTTGAATTCCAAAACAAGTAACACAACCCATATTAAAATAGGCAGATTAAGTTTACTAGAATTCCAGCATTCATTAGGCACAAACCCTTTGGTGCAAAGGCCAAACACAGTTGTTACACAAAAATGCCACATACCCTACCATGCAGTATTCTAACACAATTAAAACTGTCCTTGATACCATAAGCCTCATtctcagtaaaaaaattaaaggaataaTTAAGGAAACTATTAAAATAcctgtttaatttaaaaagcaaatatagTGACACAATACcttttgtttagaaaaacaaaactataaAATTGTCTAGGCATGAAATTAAATCTCTGCTGAAAATTAACTGGAATTCAGGTTTACCCACCACTTAGGCACCTTCTCCAATGTTCAGCCTGCAGGTCTGTATTAATTCAAGGCTCATTTCAGGATTCAGGATtgcaaactgaagaaaaatcccTCCCCTACTGCTTATACCCTGAACAGCATATACTGCTCCTTCATGACCACGAACACCACAGTCAAATGCCAATGAAAAACTAATTATATATGAAAATCTAGGTACCTAACAAGATCCAAAGTTGTTTACTAAGGTAACAATCCCACAGTAAGATCCATGATTAACATACAATGCTGATGCCCTTTAGCTTGTCACTTGTTCAAACTTTAATCTGCATGAAAACTATGCCAAATCTGAGCTCCAAGTACTACACACTTCCCCCTACTACTTTTTCCAATGGTATCCACAGgatattatatttattatatttagtTGTATATCCAGTTCATGCTCTAAAACTATTACAAATTATAAGAAGTTTTATGCACATAAGGGCAGCCagggaaatgagaaaacagaccaaaaccaaagagaagctagacagagaaaataagaaaagatttAGATGGGAAAGCAAAGCTATTCAATTTTAAAAGACCCACATGTATTAGAAATATCTATTGACATTAATTAAGTCTGGAGTATTAGAaacacaggaaagcaaaaccacCTACAAATATAACAGGCATGACAATGCCAAACTTTGCACTCATGTTTTATGCTGAAAAATTAGAATTTCTCTACTAGAAAAATACACACGGTTTTGGGAAAAGTGAGCTTTAATTACAAACTCTGCTAATAGGACCCTTTGGTCAGTAGGAAAAACAGACTTGGATTTTTAAGCAGGGGGAAGTTAATGCTTGGATTAACTTCAGAGAAACAGATCACTGAAAAGCATATCATATTCTTGACACAGTAGAATTTGCTATTATGACTAATTAATAAAACAACCAGTATTACAATCAGTATCAAACCAGACTTCTATGGAAAGTCTTCTCAGGAAATCAATTATGCTCCTGCTAATGAACTTATCAGATCATAGTATGTACACTAGATTGCATTATTTAATCCTTTAAAGGAACCCCAAATAGGTTAGGATACAGATGGCTAGATTAACACGTCAACTAGAACATAAACACTGCAGCACTGTAATTATATAAAACTTTTATTAATTAGGTTAAGAAACATTAATTTCATTCACAAGGTCAAAGATCACACTGCTCTTAGTCCTAAATGACAACTGACAGACAAGACAACtagacaaaaagcaaaatatacaGACCATTAAATTTGTACCTGAGAGAACTGGAAcgtgttttcttttactttatttagaaacaaaatcGTAGTGCAACCTGGAGTCAGGAATAAACCTAAAGCGTTTGTCTTCTTTTTGATGTAACATGCTCAACAAAAATTAGATTACAACTAGATGAAAGTCATATCTACTGCTTCATACTAGCTGCCAAGTTTAGCATGAATTAAGTGTATGAACAAACATTTTCTAGTTGCAGCAGTATCTCTATTGAAATTATTGCTGTTCTGAATCTAAAATACTGACAATGACACTGGAAATAAATTAGAAGTCATAATGTGTACTAAAAGGAAAGTTCAAACATACATGCAGCTACTAATTTGAATAACAGGGCACCATAATAAGTCCAGAATGTTCTGATTTGGATCTTTCATCTAAGGATTCAAAGTAACAGCAATGGGTGCAAACAGTAGAAGAGAAtgcatttccatttctaaaggaagttttcttcaaaaaagaCAAGAGGCAGACACAAATAGCACTTAGGctttgcctgatttttttttttccactgagcaGAGACTCTCATGCTACAGTTGTAAGAACTGATACTTCAGTACTTCTTTGTAAGACTTGAGAATAAACAATAGAATCCTAGGGAAACTTCTTATGAAATACATGCAGCATGTACATACCTATAAAATTGCTGGTTTAAAATGCTGGATATCACATTTTGATAGCTAATTGCAGTCGGGGGGCACAACAATTTAATTGCTTGCTCCCCTACAAATTTGGTCCTATCAAAACCTACACGTGTATTACCACAACCAGAAGTGTCAAAACCTGAGGTCCTTGAGGCTTTTAAAAACTAAAGGCATTTCTGTTGTAATAGTGTGATCAGTATAAAGATAGAAACAGAATAATGACATTGACTGGAAACATCCATTACAAGACTGGCAGGTTAATAACATACTTTTATCAGAATATCTAACCTTAAGAACATTTAATAAAACAGTTGTAATATAAACTGAGGCTCCTGCTCCCCAAACTGTACACCATATAGCAAAAGTAAATTACTTTACAAAATAATCATTCACTGTTCTTCCCAATGAACTGTATCTTGAACACATAGAGCCGTATTTCAAGAAGTCTAATGGTGTTTACAGAATTTTGTACAAGCAGTAGCTATACAGTAAAGTTCAAGACTTTCCAAAAGTTAAGAATGTTAAACTGTCAGTGAAAATTATGCAAAAATTGAGATATTCAGTGCAACACTTTCAAAGTTCACATACAAATTTCTGCCTATCAGCAAGAACTGTAAtatgtcaattaaaaaaattttttaaaaagtcagttcTGGATCATAAATAGGTcctatataattttttttaatataatgcaATATTAAtactgatgctttttttttctctcattacTGTCTTGTAAAAGCTTTCCTTTGGTTAGCTTTCACAATATCATCAGGAGATGCTGATTTGAAGTCAAATGGTGTTATGGCTATTGTAGGACCAGTTTCCTTGGGTTTTACATCTTGTACTTGTCTACTGTATAGGAAAGTTTTATGTATCCCAACTGTGCTCTGCTTATATCCTTTTGGAGGATAACGGAGGCACAAGgttaaagcaaaagctgaaggTCTTGCACGCAGTGCCTTTATCCATGAAAGGGACAAATCCTGCCTCTTAAGACCATGCCCTTTTTTGGGTTTCCTGCTTGTTTTggcaaaaccagaacattttccttgtttttcttttaaaagtttcgTTTCAGGACTTAGTATATTTGACTGTCCTACCACACTTTTCTCTGTAGATACCTCTGCATTTTTTACAAGGACACTTAAATCAATGTTTGTTCCTTGGGAGGGCCTCAATTCAATTACACTGTGCGTGGCCAAGTCAGTTCTCAGCTGAGTTTTATCTATTTCAATGGTCTCTGCTATTAAATCTGAGAGTGATAAATTCTCAACCTCCTTTATTGGAGAAACTTTAGAAAGGGCTAGAGAAGACAAAGATCCTGTTAGCTCTGGCATCCCACCTGAAGTCTGGGGTTGACTTACTAGTTGTGATAATGATGAGGTTCCCAATTTCCTATCAGTGAGACTTGCTGTTGACTGGGTGTAAAGATCAGCCAAAGAGTAACAGTGGCTAGCACTGCTTTCCTGGTGCTCCTGAAGCAAGTCAGCCAATGATGTGCTTCCAGGTCTTAACACTGGCAAAGCAGCCATATCTGAAGAGGGGCTTTCTTGTTTTCGACTATGCgcaagtgaagaaaaattttcaagaagttcatttcttttatttacagtATGACTGACTTCATTATCAAGAGCCAAGTTTCCTAAAGCACTTGTTAAACATGGAGGACTATAAAAATGTGCATTACTATTACAATCGGAAGTTTTTGAGGAAACAAGAGGAATGCTGTGTTCAGGACTCAGAGAATCACAAACCACATTCTGCATCAGCAAGGATTTCAAGTCCTGTGTTTCCTTGCATTTCAATGGGTTATTTCCTATGCTAGAGTGAACATCTTCACTCTCAGGAACCAGATTTACAGCATTAGCATTTTCTGGTAGTTGCTTCTCTGCCTGTTTATTCACAGGTTCACAAAATGATCCTTTACACAAATCCTCACTGAACGCAGATGACAGAACAAGTGAAGAGGATTTCGATCCTTTCCTTTCACATGAAGGTATAtcagatttttcaaaatttgtaGTTAAAGAATAAAGAGCTGAACCACTTTTGGCTGTCAAGTTTCCAAACCCAGGTCTGTTGGTGTTGTCAGCAAAATTGTCTACTGCACAAGAGAAATTGCCTGTATCAATACACATTTCTGGACAACAATGTAAGTCTCCTTACCTTACAATAGCCAATAATTTTCAGATGGAAGTCCAGTCACAATGAAAtatcccattttttaaaagttgacagcaggaacaaaaaaaaaaaaaaatcaagaaacatGAAAAGGCATTTAATTACTAAGTGTTATCCAAAGGTAAGGAATGTTCAACAATTAAATTACAGGTATCTATTGAAATACATAAAGAACTGTAAGAATTAGTAGAGAATGCCAGTAAAGACTACCAATATTTAAGTACAAATCAAAATAAGAAAGCTACTATAGAGACACTACCAAAAAAGGGAGGTATTAGGGATGGGAGATGTCAATTCATCAAATAAACAAGAGAAGCACTAAAAATTTAAAGATGCTTTAAATTAAAGATTTAAGGACATGCATTAATTCAGTTAAATCATGTAAGTCAGAAATTGATCATGAACTGTAGATGGTCGCAGCTTGAATTTTAACTGACACTGAGATGCTATTTTGACTTCTAGCTCaagaaaagctgtttccttTAAATGTTTTAGAACACACATATAGTAAGTCagtcttctttcattttccaagaAATGACTATTGCTATGATAAGCGTCTTCACAGTTTGTAAAGCCAAAATTAAACTGTAGATAGAAATGAATCACCTTGAATGTAAACAATTAAATATAAGTATACCTTTTGTAGTCTTTGCTAAAATCACAGCATCCTTATTCTTGGTCTTCACATTTTGCTTACTGCCTTGTGAAAGCACAAGATCCAAAGCCTTTTGTACATCAAATTTAGTATCCAGTACTGCTTGCACCATTGCTTGTTCTGGTATGGACTCTGCCAAAACTTCTCTCATTTGATCAAGGCATGAATTAAGACGGGCTGAAAGAAACATATTACTGTTATAAGCTGCCCAAAAATATGTCTTCAATGGCCTAACCACTAGCACCACACCTCTGACTAgtgaacagaagggaaaaatattacAGTAAGAGCTAAAAcctttagaaattaatttcaatctCACTTATTGCCCTGATAAACTTTGTTCCCACACCTTGCAGAATATTTACCTATTTC
The window above is part of the Corvus moneduloides isolate bCorMon1 chromosome 3, bCorMon1.pri, whole genome shotgun sequence genome. Proteins encoded here:
- the HBS1L gene encoding HBS1-like protein isoform X2 encodes the protein MSRHRNVRGYNYDEDFEDDDVYGQSVEDDYCISPSTAAQFIYSRRDKPATFAEPLEEEYGYEGTDAAADCFPSTHQLTEVDRARLNSCLDQMREVLAESIPEQAMVQAVLDTKFDVQKALDLVLSQGSKQNVKTKNKDAVILAKTTKGDLHCCPEMCIDTGNFSCAVDNFADNTNRPGFGNLTAKSGSALYSLTTNFEKSDIPSCERKGSKSSSLVLSSAFSEDLCKGSFCEPVNKQAEKQLPENANAVNLVPESEDVHSSIGNNPLKCKETQDLKSLLMQNVVCDSLSPEHSIPLVSSKTSDCNSNAHFYSPPCLTSALGNLALDNEVSHTVNKRNELLENFSSLAHSRKQESPSSDMAALPVLRPGSTSLADLLQEHQESSASHCYSLADLYTQSTASLTDRKLGTSSLSQLVSQPQTSGGMPELTGSLSSLALSKVSPIKEVENLSLSDLIAETIEIDKTQLRTDLATHSVIELRPSQGTNIDLSVLVKNAEVSTEKSVVGQSNILSPETKLLKEKQGKCSGFAKTSRKPKKGHGLKRQDLSLSWIKALRARPSAFALTLCLRYPPKGYKQSTVGIHKTFLYSRQVQDVKPKETGPTIAITPFDFKSASPDDIVKANQRKAFTRQ